The proteins below are encoded in one region of Apium graveolens cultivar Ventura chromosome 4, ASM990537v1, whole genome shotgun sequence:
- the LOC141719174 gene encoding uncharacterized protein LOC141719174, giving the protein MDDMHEIWINLPKFSEGYIKGIKAFIKHAFPKMVVGDEMTYPCKNCKNIKWHCQDVFYDHLICSGPDPLYANWIVEISRVGIPNFVSTEDSGRNLGNTIYFGDNLEEMLHRANGPNADAWKFYSHLEEGKLPLYPRCKNFSRLSFIVRLYSLKCVHGITESGFGKILELIKEAFPEASIPLSFSASKNIIRHLGLDYKKIHACPNSCMLYWGETEKEEKCRTCALSRWVVVEKSNTNDDEAQKIPRKVPANVMRYFPLWPRLQRLLMCKDYSKLMV; this is encoded by the coding sequence ATGGACGACATGCATGAAATTTGGATAAACCTTCCAAAGTTCAGTGAAGGGTATATCAAGGGGATCAAGGCATTTATTAAGCATGCCTTCCCTAAAATGGTTGTAGGCGATGAAATGACATACCCTTGCAAAAACTGTAAAAACATCAAGTGGCATTGTCAAGATGTTTTCTACGATCATCTTATCTGCAGTGGTCCTGATCCATTGTATGCAAACTGGATCGTAGAAATTTCACGAGTCGGCATCCCAAATTTTGTAAGTACTGAGGATAGTGGTCGTAACTTAGGTAACACTATATATTTTGGAGATAATCTAGAAGAGATGTTGCATCGTGCGAATGGACCAAATGCAGATGCTTGGAAATTTTATAGCCATCTGGAAGAGGGAAAACTTCCCTTGTATCCAAGATGTAAAAACTTttctagattaagttttattgTCCGACTTTATTCCTTGAAGTGTGTTCATGGAATTACGGAGTCAGGGTTTGGGAAAATATTAGAGCTgatcaaagaagcatttccaGAGGCAAGTATTCCCTTATCTTTTAGTGCTTCGAAGAATATAATTAGACATTTAGGTCTTGATTATAAAAAGATTCACGCCTGTCCAAACAGTTGTATGCTATATTGGGGTGAaactgaaaaggaagaaaaatgtAGAACTTGTGCTCTATCAAGGTGGGTTGTAGTTGAAAAGTCAAACACGAATGACGATGAAGCGCAGAAGATACCTCGCAAAGTCCCGGCAAATGTGATGCGATATTTCCCACTATG